One Lentibacillus cibarius DNA window includes the following coding sequences:
- a CDS encoding IS1182 family transposase: MAQRSPDAPNQVVFFQELLQEKIEHKPHAARFFSYLVDELDLIFYAPLSMGAPPYTRRTLTAVILYAMYHGHYAAQKICKFAEDSIGAQWLLSGMGMPGYKTVERTIDALLNEADRFLSQIIGICEGLALIGRQRMYIDGTKVQANASKHKAMSYEHLINKINRQTNELEALFESIKPYIDEAEQISEEELKACIHEQAQRVHHILRQQHQQELRDKEQQVFNLDYEEAEKSQGLEEETLKTSSPLLNDVPTESFEQTVDLLNNIAFTHNRLHTMEQAKTTLEQKWKAEHGNQKIPEGKQINFTDTDSSIMVTKHHGVQQCYNHFAWVDDKAHIILGTHTSNNASDQLGLQPTLEHAENICGSLAGVQAGADAGFFSAHNIAVMQDKGIDFYGSYAVAKSPFAKDKFVYDTQADTYTCPEGHTLTRQKTKKSGRIDEYSNQEACLACPLSAQCTKAQDGIRKIDRDMEHDRLREEAKEKANTEQGKEILSQRKSVPEPVWGNIQVQDGWKQMHGRGMDNASREFKLHCVMHNIRKILKVYFNSVSYQETVHEKEHLFQDTA; this comes from the coding sequence ATGGCGCAACGCAGCCCCGACGCCCCGAATCAGGTTGTTTTTTTCCAGGAATTATTACAAGAAAAAATTGAACACAAACCTCATGCAGCCCGTTTCTTTTCATACCTGGTAGATGAACTGGATCTGATTTTTTATGCCCCATTATCAATGGGCGCGCCACCATACACCCGCCGCACATTGACGGCTGTTATTTTATACGCCATGTATCACGGTCATTATGCAGCGCAAAAGATCTGCAAATTTGCCGAAGACAGCATTGGTGCACAGTGGCTATTATCCGGCATGGGCATGCCGGGTTATAAGACCGTCGAACGCACAATCGATGCCCTTTTAAATGAAGCGGATCGTTTTTTATCCCAAATCATCGGAATTTGTGAAGGATTGGCCTTAATTGGTCGGCAGCGCATGTATATTGATGGTACCAAAGTCCAAGCGAATGCCTCTAAGCACAAAGCGATGAGTTATGAGCACTTGATAAACAAGATCAATCGCCAAACAAATGAACTGGAAGCATTATTTGAATCCATCAAACCCTACATAGATGAGGCAGAACAAATATCGGAAGAGGAGCTGAAGGCCTGTATACACGAGCAGGCTCAGCGGGTGCATCACATTCTGCGACAACAGCATCAACAAGAGCTGCGGGACAAGGAACAACAGGTATTCAACCTCGATTACGAGGAAGCCGAAAAAAGTCAGGGTCTCGAAGAGGAAACGCTGAAAACCTCTTCCCCCCTTTTGAACGACGTTCCAACGGAATCGTTTGAACAAACGGTGGATCTCCTGAACAACATAGCGTTTACGCATAATCGGCTTCACACCATGGAACAGGCAAAAACGACATTGGAGCAAAAATGGAAAGCGGAACATGGGAATCAAAAAATCCCGGAAGGGAAACAAATTAATTTTACGGATACAGACTCCAGCATCATGGTCACGAAACATCACGGTGTGCAACAGTGTTACAACCATTTTGCCTGGGTTGATGACAAGGCGCATATCATCCTTGGTACACATACGAGCAACAATGCTTCCGATCAACTTGGATTGCAGCCAACGCTGGAGCATGCGGAAAACATATGCGGTTCGCTGGCCGGCGTGCAGGCTGGCGCTGATGCCGGATTTTTTTCAGCCCATAATATAGCGGTCATGCAAGATAAAGGGATTGACTTTTACGGGTCGTACGCAGTGGCAAAATCCCCATTTGCCAAGGATAAATTTGTGTATGATACACAGGCCGATACCTATACATGCCCGGAGGGGCATACGCTTACGCGGCAGAAAACGAAAAAATCGGGACGGATTGACGAATACAGCAATCAGGAGGCCTGCCTGGCCTGTCCGCTCAGTGCGCAATGTACAAAAGCACAAGACGGTATTCGCAAAATCGATCGGGATATGGAACATGATCGCCTCAGAGAAGAAGCGAAAGAAAAGGCCAACACGGAGCAGGGAAAAGAAATCCTGAGTCAGAGAAAAAGTGTTCCGGAGCCAGTGTGGGGCAACATTCAAGTACAGGATGGGTGGAAACAGATGCATGGACGCGGGATGGACAACGCTTCGCGTGAATTCAAATTGCATTGCGTCATGCATAATATCCGAAAGATACTAAAAGTCTATTTCAATAGTGTGTCGTATCAAGAGACTGTTCACGAAAAAGAGCATTTGTTCCAAGATACTGCCTGA
- a CDS encoding HAD-IIB family hydrolase encodes MNIRALFIDMDGTLLTSSNEISQRNVETINRLTNQGVKVFLATGRQYEITAPYHRLLGLKAPMICLNGASIHDGFTGSVIQMNPVVLDEAYFHRVTNEITCNIIVHTTDGLYCNKTCKEIDEWTRESKDPPRYIGDLRHVDHRNVLKYSVRTGYHGSHMSHLFSDVADVINWKDGFEIVAPGVSKWAAINEISTNSKQLKSIQLLDRGKWAPKTFEAIQNLIEEYGVDSPGYDSEKNHM; translated from the coding sequence ATGAATATTCGTGCATTGTTTATTGATATGGATGGAACATTGCTGACGTCATCAAATGAAATTTCACAACGCAATGTGGAAACAATCAACAGATTGACAAATCAGGGTGTTAAAGTTTTTCTGGCAACAGGGCGTCAATATGAGATTACAGCACCTTACCATCGTCTGCTTGGCTTGAAAGCACCGATGATCTGCCTGAATGGGGCTTCCATTCATGATGGATTCACGGGAAGTGTTATCCAGATGAATCCGGTTGTGCTGGATGAAGCGTACTTCCATCGTGTAACGAATGAGATCACGTGCAATATCATTGTGCATACAACCGACGGTCTCTATTGCAACAAGACGTGCAAGGAGATTGATGAGTGGACCAGAGAAAGTAAGGATCCGCCAAGGTATATCGGCGACTTACGGCATGTAGATCACCGGAATGTGCTGAAATACAGTGTCAGAACAGGCTACCATGGTTCGCATATGTCACATTTATTTAGTGATGTAGCAGATGTCATCAACTGGAAAGATGGGTTTGAGATAGTTGCCCCCGGTGTTTCCAAATGGGCTGCTATTAATGAAATTTCAACAAACAGTAAACAGTTAAAATCAATACAATTGCTAGATAGGGGGAAATGGGCACCCAAAACGTTCGAAGCTATCCAGAATTTAATTGAAGAATATGGTGTGGACAGTCCCGGTTATGATTCTGAAAAAAACCATATGTGA
- a CDS encoding haloacid dehalogenase-like hydrolase, translating to MIFDWDNTCIFHDAEEALFLYQIDHLAFKLTPSQFESIIKRNVTDNSFSDDYRNTDGGPVTLKSISKDLERDYCYLYDHYEKFKGSEPLEEIRLTDYFKDFKVKLYFLYAAIGGTYGPEVAYPWMQRLFTNMTVQEVQKLAETSNDFNLGQALANVHLTSPELLSGSAGKVVVYYVSGLRVISEISNLMNTFRKRGIDVFIVSASMEEIVEVFAANPKYGYGLPKENVFGTRLRKKNGIMQSIQQDNWPVAAHHGKTLIIRREIAAKRNGTEPLLVAGDSSSDYEMLTEFKNMKLGLIINCLQKGNIADLSEKCSLEIKESGPTYALQGRNENTGLLHLYESTTKLGTNEIVLLPDR from the coding sequence GTGATTTTCGATTGGGATAATACATGTATTTTCCATGATGCGGAAGAGGCTTTATTCTTATACCAAATAGATCATCTTGCATTTAAACTGACACCGAGCCAATTCGAAAGCATTATAAAACGTAATGTGACTGATAACTCATTCTCAGATGATTACCGAAACACCGATGGGGGACCAGTTACGCTTAAATCGATTTCAAAAGACTTGGAACGTGATTATTGTTATCTTTACGATCACTATGAAAAGTTCAAGGGAAGCGAACCGTTGGAAGAGATTCGGTTAACCGATTATTTTAAAGATTTTAAAGTAAAGCTTTATTTTCTCTATGCGGCTATTGGGGGTACATATGGCCCTGAAGTAGCATATCCATGGATGCAGCGTTTATTTACAAATATGACCGTTCAGGAAGTGCAGAAATTAGCGGAAACCTCCAATGATTTCAATCTCGGACAGGCACTGGCCAACGTACATTTGACCAGTCCGGAACTATTATCAGGAAGCGCTGGGAAAGTCGTAGTGTATTATGTAAGTGGTTTACGAGTCATCTCTGAGATTTCTAACCTAATGAATACATTTCGGAAAAGGGGCATTGACGTTTTTATTGTATCAGCTTCCATGGAAGAAATTGTTGAAGTATTTGCAGCGAATCCTAAATATGGTTACGGTCTTCCAAAAGAAAATGTATTCGGAACAAGACTTAGGAAAAAGAATGGGATAATGCAGTCAATCCAACAGGACAACTGGCCTGTTGCGGCACATCATGGTAAAACACTTATCATCCGTAGGGAGATTGCAGCTAAAAGAAACGGAACTGAACCCTTGCTTGTTGCAGGTGACAGCAGCAGTGACTATGAAATGTTAACAGAATTTAAAAATATGAAACTTGGCTTGATAATCAACTGTTTACAGAAGGGCAATATTGCAGACCTTTCAGAGAAATGCAGTCTTGAAATAAAAGAAAGCGGGCCAACATATGCGCTTCAAGGGAGAAATGAAAATACTGGTTTATTGCATTTGTATGAGTCCACGACCAAATTGGGAACAAATGAAATAGTATTATTGCCAGATCGCTGA
- a CDS encoding ABC transporter substrate-binding protein: MNPLLGIVFATLLGTLAACSGGEESSAIEDPNSMSVEEITEKAKEEGKIQSVGMPDSWANWEETWKELEKEYGLDHTDTDMDSAEEVAQFEAEGKNATADIGDVGISFGPIAEEKGVTMPYKTSYWDDIPDWAKDDDGDWIVGYQGTIAIMTDKRVVDNPPRSWGDILEGDYEVSVGDVQSATQAQMAVLSAALANGGSVDNLMPGIEYFAKLAKQGRLVLVNPNLPKWEANEVEVALMWDFNAIGYANQLDKDNYEISIPEDGSVVSGYATILNKYAPNPHAAMLTREYILSDAGQDNLAKGHARPIRENAELSQEGKDSLLPPEQYENTFTIEDQEALSKSLSNLVDLWKEHVLAYVN, from the coding sequence ATGAACCCCCTGTTGGGAATTGTTTTTGCAACACTTCTGGGAACTCTAGCTGCATGTAGCGGTGGGGAAGAAAGTTCGGCAATTGAAGACCCGAATTCTATGTCAGTAGAGGAAATCACTGAGAAGGCTAAAGAAGAAGGGAAGATTCAAAGTGTCGGAATGCCTGATAGTTGGGCAAACTGGGAAGAAACTTGGAAAGAGCTAGAAAAGGAATATGGATTGGATCATACCGATACAGATATGGACAGTGCAGAGGAAGTTGCACAATTTGAGGCGGAAGGAAAAAATGCCACAGCTGATATTGGTGATGTTGGTATTTCCTTTGGCCCCATAGCAGAAGAAAAGGGGGTAACAATGCCCTATAAAACTTCTTACTGGGATGATATTCCTGATTGGGCAAAGGATGATGACGGCGACTGGATTGTGGGATACCAAGGAACGATTGCAATCATGACAGATAAAAGGGTTGTTGATAATCCTCCTAGATCCTGGGGTGACATTTTAGAAGGTGATTATGAAGTTTCCGTTGGTGATGTTCAGAGTGCAACACAAGCGCAAATGGCCGTATTGTCTGCTGCCTTGGCTAATGGTGGAAGCGTTGATAATTTAATGCCGGGTATTGAATATTTCGCCAAGCTTGCAAAACAGGGAAGATTGGTATTAGTTAATCCTAACCTCCCAAAATGGGAAGCAAATGAAGTGGAAGTTGCTTTGATGTGGGACTTTAATGCCATTGGTTATGCGAATCAGCTAGATAAGGATAATTATGAAATCAGTATCCCTGAAGATGGTTCTGTGGTTAGCGGTTATGCAACGATTCTTAATAAATACGCTCCAAATCCACATGCTGCTATGTTGACTAGGGAGTATATCCTTAGTGATGCGGGGCAGGACAATCTGGCAAAAGGACATGCCCGACCAATCCGAGAAAATGCTGAGCTATCCCAGGAAGGAAAAGATAGCCTGTTACCGCCTGAGCAGTACGAAAATACCTTTACGATTGAAGATCAGGAGGCTCTAAGTAAAAGCTTAAGTAACCTTGTGGATCTATGGAAAGAGCATGTGTTAGCTTATGTCAACTAA
- a CDS encoding alkaline phosphatase family protein, translated as MSTNKVILVVVDGMRNDTATRNLGYVHHLVEKNKAALYKVKSELPSLSRPLYEVILTGTPSFENGIVDNAVIRNSTKESLFHITKKNGLKNATASYYWVSELYNRSPFDVYEDREQEDESKPIQYGRFYFEDDYPDSHLIIDGEQLRRNFDPDFLYIHPMNVDYIGEIYGSESTEYHKRVLQTGKHLAQILPTWIEEGYQVLITADHGMSEHGTHGGTTEGERDVPLYVISPKVTPGVHDEEIPQLALAPFVCKLLDVDPSKEMISFEFPGLEE; from the coding sequence ATGTCAACTAATAAAGTTATTTTAGTAGTTGTGGATGGAATGAGAAATGATACAGCGACAAGAAATTTAGGTTATGTTCATCATTTGGTGGAGAAAAATAAAGCCGCGCTGTATAAAGTGAAATCTGAGCTTCCAAGCTTGTCCCGTCCTTTATATGAAGTTATTTTGACTGGTACACCAAGTTTTGAAAATGGAATTGTGGATAACGCAGTTATTCGCAACTCCACAAAAGAAAGTCTGTTCCATATAACCAAAAAAAATGGTTTAAAAAATGCTACTGCTTCCTATTACTGGGTGAGTGAATTGTATAATCGTTCCCCTTTTGATGTCTATGAAGATCGTGAGCAGGAGGATGAAAGCAAACCGATTCAGTATGGAAGGTTTTATTTTGAAGACGATTATCCCGATTCCCATCTCATTATTGATGGAGAGCAATTGCGCAGGAATTTTGATCCAGACTTTTTATATATCCATCCAATGAATGTAGATTATATTGGTGAGATATATGGTTCTGAGTCGACAGAGTACCATAAACGTGTACTACAGACTGGGAAACATCTGGCACAGATTCTTCCAACCTGGATTGAGGAAGGTTATCAGGTGCTGATTACTGCAGATCATGGTATGAGTGAACACGGAACACACGGTGGAACAACAGAGGGTGAAAGAGATGTTCCGCTTTATGTAATTAGTCCAAAAGTTACTCCGGGAGTTCATGACGAAGAAATCCCTCAACTAGCTTTGGCGCCATTTGTCTGTAAACTTCTGGATGTTGATCCGTCTAAGGAGATGATTTCGTTTGAATTTCCTGGGTTAGAAGAGTAA
- a CDS encoding ABC transporter permease, which produces METFGKQRLFLLLVLLPFFLIVFGFLLGPLASMLKNSFYADDGETLSFIQYLTVIKSNFYLKSILNSVIISLVSALIGIIIAVICSYSITRFSEKVQDRLLTVCNVFSNFEGVPLGFSAIILLGNSGLFILFFEMLGLEAFAQFDLYTWGGMILVYVFFQTPISILLLYPTYYGMREEWRESALLLGASNASYWKHIGIPILLPSIVGILSILFGNAMGAYATAYAMVGSTYNLMSLQISALIAGDVVLKPELGSAMGVYLAVITILAMMINEKMMRKVRRDLE; this is translated from the coding sequence TTGGAGACATTTGGGAAACAAAGACTTTTTCTTCTTCTTGTGCTGCTTCCATTTTTTTTGATTGTTTTCGGGTTTTTACTAGGGCCATTAGCCTCTATGCTTAAAAACAGTTTTTATGCTGATGACGGTGAAACACTAAGTTTTATTCAGTATCTTACTGTGATTAAAAGTAACTTTTATCTTAAATCAATTCTTAATAGTGTGATTATCTCACTGGTCTCAGCGCTGATTGGGATTATTATCGCAGTTATTTGTTCATATTCCATCACTCGGTTTTCAGAGAAAGTTCAGGACCGTTTATTAACAGTGTGCAATGTGTTTTCTAATTTCGAAGGGGTCCCTTTAGGGTTTTCAGCCATAATTTTATTAGGAAACAGCGGTCTGTTTATTCTATTCTTTGAAATGCTTGGTTTGGAAGCTTTTGCTCAATTTGATTTATATACTTGGGGAGGCATGATTCTTGTTTATGTCTTTTTCCAGACTCCCATTTCGATATTGCTTCTTTATCCTACATACTATGGGATGCGTGAAGAATGGCGGGAATCAGCCTTACTCCTTGGTGCGTCAAATGCTTCATACTGGAAACACATTGGCATTCCGATTTTACTGCCTAGTATTGTAGGGATACTGAGTATTTTATTTGGGAATGCCATGGGAGCATATGCTACAGCATATGCAATGGTTGGATCCACGTATAACCTGATGTCACTGCAAATTTCCGCTCTTATAGCCGGTGACGTTGTACTTAAACCGGAACTTGGGAGTGCAATGGGTGTGTACCTTGCAGTTATCACTATCTTAGCAATGATGATAAACGAAAAAATGATGCGCAAAGTAAGGAGGGATTTGGAATGA
- a CDS encoding ABC transporter permease, whose translation MNKEKSIWIHKLIIVALMIYLFTPILGTFIYSIAKEWSYSVLPDSYTFQWYGELLQDPAFYSALGRTLFIVIGTVTLSVFIMVPTVFIVVTFFPKWERLLQGLSLLRYGIPPVVAAIGLIQMYASGIIPIYGTFWILFGAYFVLILPFMYQGIRNSIRTVNATDLMESAELLGASKVRSFISIIFPNIISGIIVSTVLSVAFLFGEFVFANLLVGGQFETIQILIYNKLETNGHSVSAIIILYYFILLLISGFIIKIGMRSNKKAAS comes from the coding sequence ATGAATAAAGAAAAATCTATCTGGATCCATAAACTTATAATTGTTGCGTTAATGATTTATCTGTTTACACCTATTCTTGGAACCTTTATCTATTCTATTGCGAAAGAATGGAGTTACTCTGTTTTGCCAGATTCTTATACCTTCCAGTGGTATGGTGAATTGCTTCAAGACCCGGCATTTTACAGTGCATTGGGCAGAACATTGTTTATAGTGATTGGAACCGTAACTTTAAGTGTATTTATTATGGTACCTACTGTTTTTATCGTCGTTACCTTTTTCCCCAAATGGGAAAGACTGCTTCAGGGTCTCTCACTGTTAAGATATGGGATACCGCCAGTTGTTGCTGCCATTGGGTTAATCCAAATGTACGCTTCTGGTATCATTCCAATTTATGGAACATTTTGGATATTGTTCGGTGCATATTTTGTTCTGATTTTACCGTTTATGTATCAGGGAATCAGAAACAGCATTAGGACAGTGAATGCAACTGATCTTATGGAATCAGCTGAATTACTTGGAGCTTCAAAAGTACGCTCCTTTATTTCTATTATCTTCCCAAATATCATTTCGGGAATTATCGTTTCCACAGTGCTATCAGTAGCTTTTCTATTTGGAGAATTTGTATTTGCCAATCTATTGGTCGGCGGCCAATTCGAAACAATCCAGATATTAATTTACAATAAACTGGAAACCAACGGCCATTCGGTAAGTGCTATTATTATCTTGTATTATTTTATACTGCTATTGATATCAGGGTTTATCATAAAAATAGGAATGCGTAGCAATAAGAAAGCTGCGTCTTAA
- a CDS encoding ABC transporter ATP-binding protein gives MGFVTADNIKKQFGSDTVLKQVSLSLEKGEFATLLGQSGCGKSTLMRCIAGLNKTDGGAIYIDGKNVTDVSPKDRQVGMVFQSYALFPNMTVFDNIAFGLRMKKLKNFKEEVHKMIEMMGLKGKEDSYPQHLSGGQMQRVALARSLILQPKVLLLDEPLSALDAKIRKNLQKELKRIQREFKITTIFVTHDQEEAMTLSDTVHLMDEGRIVQSGAPKEIYTSPTSIFIASFIGNYNILKKEDFKRLTGSEKENFTEVAIRPEVIKIVTGYKEISTEKKVHYTVTGVIGDISMIGNVVRYEVEAADYTFQVDSLNDGGNHLWEGKEITVTFSKADCLFYRNGESQSDSDNGHNNYRVTEIK, from the coding sequence ATGGGCTTTGTAACTGCAGATAACATAAAAAAACAATTCGGTAGTGACACGGTACTAAAGCAAGTGTCTCTTTCCCTGGAAAAAGGGGAATTTGCTACTTTACTTGGACAAAGTGGCTGCGGAAAAAGTACATTGATGCGCTGTATTGCTGGTCTAAACAAAACAGATGGTGGGGCTATATATATCGATGGAAAAAATGTGACCGATGTAAGCCCTAAAGATCGACAGGTTGGAATGGTGTTTCAGTCCTACGCATTGTTTCCGAATATGACTGTATTCGATAATATTGCATTTGGCTTAAGAATGAAAAAGCTTAAAAATTTCAAGGAAGAAGTTCATAAAATGATTGAAATGATGGGACTGAAAGGAAAAGAGGATTCTTATCCCCAGCATTTATCGGGAGGACAGATGCAACGTGTTGCACTCGCCAGATCTTTAATTTTGCAGCCAAAAGTATTATTACTGGATGAACCACTAAGTGCACTGGATGCTAAAATAAGAAAAAATTTACAAAAAGAACTGAAACGGATTCAGCGTGAATTTAAGATTACAACAATATTTGTAACGCATGATCAAGAGGAAGCGATGACACTGTCCGATACAGTTCATTTAATGGATGAGGGACGAATCGTTCAATCAGGGGCGCCTAAAGAGATTTACACAAGCCCAACCAGTATCTTCATTGCAAGCTTTATTGGGAATTATAATATTTTAAAAAAGGAAGACTTCAAACGTCTTACCGGTAGCGAAAAAGAAAACTTCACAGAAGTGGCGATTCGCCCAGAGGTTATAAAAATAGTAACAGGATATAAAGAGATTTCCACAGAAAAAAAGGTACATTATACTGTTACTGGCGTAATTGGTGATATTTCCATGATTGGGAATGTGGTTCGTTATGAAGTGGAGGCTGCCGATTACACATTCCAGGTGGATTCACTGAATGATGGAGGGAATCATTTATGGGAAGGAAAAGAAATAACAGTCACTTTCTCAAAAGCCGATTGTTTATTTTATAGAAATGGTGAGTCACAATCCGATTCCGACAATGGGCACAATAATTATAGAGTAACAGAAATTAAGTGA
- a CDS encoding MgtC/SapB family protein: MLEDRRCIIITQLFYEYEIFFRILISASLGFILGWDRTSKNKPAGMKTFPYVAVACSLITIVSIESVEQYNIQNVDNGLRMDPMRLAAQIVSGLGFLGAGVILKNGLKIQGLTSAAMIFFVGGVGIGIGAGFYSIVIFATFVTIVLAKIGMFFEKHDIGRMGSIKGKRWFRWRKNKQVDKERQSL; the protein is encoded by the coding sequence TTGTTAGAAGATAGGAGGTGCATAATAATAACACAACTTTTTTACGAATATGAAATATTTTTTAGGATATTGATCAGTGCGAGCTTAGGTTTTATTTTAGGATGGGACAGGACATCTAAAAACAAACCTGCTGGAATGAAAACATTTCCTTATGTGGCAGTCGCCTGTTCTTTAATCACGATTGTTTCTATAGAGAGTGTTGAACAGTACAATATACAAAATGTAGATAACGGATTGCGTATGGATCCGATGCGATTGGCAGCTCAAATTGTCTCTGGGTTAGGATTCCTTGGAGCAGGAGTCATTCTTAAAAATGGTTTAAAAATACAAGGCTTAACATCTGCTGCCATGATTTTTTTCGTCGGTGGCGTCGGAATTGGAATTGGTGCAGGGTTTTATTCCATTGTTATTTTCGCTACCTTTGTAACAATTGTATTGGCGAAAATAGGGATGTTTTTTGAAAAACATGATATCGGTAGAATGGGCAGCATTAAAGGAAAGCGTTGGTTTAGATGGAGGAAAAATAAACAAGTCGATAAGGAGCGCCAGAGTTTGTAA
- a CDS encoding helix-turn-helix domain-containing protein — MEKWEVYMDIRQLKKQGFKKAQIARKLGVSRTTVDDYLKVSVR; from the coding sequence GTGGAAAAATGGGAAGTGTACATGGACATTCGCCAACTAAAAAAACAAGGCTTCAAGAAAGCCCAAATTGCTAGGAAACTTGGTGTATCACGAACAACTGTCGATGATTATTTAAAGGTAAGCGTCAGATAA
- the tnpA gene encoding IS66 family insertion sequence element accessory protein TnpA, translated as MTQKDKRIEWKTRYNAWKKSDQSIAEWCRNHDIKPHQMYYWVQQFEEGQDVQKEEPGQTQWLAVQMDNEMVTPEGQGPIYIHVGAISVEVRPDADRNLLSDIMKLLQSQC; from the coding sequence ATGACGCAAAAAGACAAACGAATAGAATGGAAAACACGGTATAATGCCTGGAAAAAAAGCGATCAGAGTATAGCGGAGTGGTGTCGGAACCACGATATAAAGCCTCATCAAATGTATTACTGGGTTCAACAATTTGAAGAGGGGCAAGATGTCCAGAAAGAGGAACCGGGACAAACTCAATGGCTCGCGGTCCAAATGGATAATGAGATGGTTACGCCTGAAGGGCAGGGACCCATCTACATTCACGTTGGCGCCATATCTGTAGAAGTCCGTCCGGATGCCGACAGGAATCTGCTTTCTGACATTATGAAGCTTCTACAAAGCCAATGTTGA
- the tnpB gene encoding IS66 family insertion sequence element accessory protein TnpB (TnpB, as the term is used for proteins encoded by IS66 family insertion elements, is considered an accessory protein, since TnpC, encoded by a neighboring gene, is a DDE family transposase.): MLTNVPFDKVYLARGNTDLRKSIDGLAVIVKECFELDPFSPCLFVFCNRKRDKLKILQWEHNGFWLHYRRLERGTFHWPSENETAPMGISQRQLRWLLDGLSINQKQAHREETARTIL; encoded by the coding sequence ATGTTGACCAACGTCCCATTCGACAAAGTATATTTGGCACGCGGCAATACGGACCTGCGTAAATCCATTGACGGCTTGGCCGTCATTGTAAAGGAGTGTTTTGAACTCGATCCTTTTTCGCCCTGTCTGTTTGTTTTCTGTAACCGAAAACGCGACAAACTGAAAATCCTTCAGTGGGAGCACAATGGATTTTGGCTTCATTATCGGAGACTCGAAAGAGGCACGTTTCACTGGCCCTCTGAAAACGAAACAGCTCCGATGGGCATTAGTCAACGCCAGCTGCGCTGGCTACTCGATGGTCTTTCGATTAACCAGAAACAGGCACATCGTGAAGAAACAGCTCGTACCATTCTATAA